One window of Pseudomonas sp. ML2-2023-3 genomic DNA carries:
- the hutG gene encoding N-formylglutamate deformylase, whose amino-acid sequence MDKVLTFKQGRVPLLISMPHAGLKLTPAVKAGLIPEAQSLPDTDWHIPRLYEFAAELGASTLAAEYSRFVIDLNRPQDDAPMYVGATTGLFPATLFDGVPLFREGQVPSAAERATYLEQIWKPYHLTLEQELKRLKDEFGYALLFDAHSIRSCVPHLFDGRLPDFNLGTFNGASCDPTLARDLEAICAEHPAYSHILNGRFKGGHITRHYGSPADNIHAVQLELAQCTYMEEFEPFNYREDLAAPTQVVLKQLLARIIEWGQQRYSKG is encoded by the coding sequence GTGGACAAGGTTCTGACATTCAAACAAGGCCGTGTGCCATTGCTGATCAGCATGCCCCATGCAGGCTTGAAGCTGACACCTGCGGTCAAGGCCGGGCTGATCCCCGAAGCGCAAAGCCTGCCGGATACCGACTGGCATATCCCGCGGCTCTATGAGTTTGCCGCCGAACTGGGTGCCAGCACCCTGGCGGCGGAGTATTCGCGCTTTGTGATCGACCTCAATCGCCCGCAGGACGATGCGCCGATGTATGTAGGTGCGACCACCGGGCTGTTCCCGGCCACGCTGTTCGACGGTGTGCCATTGTTTCGCGAAGGGCAGGTGCCTTCTGCCGCAGAGCGTGCAACGTATCTGGAGCAGATCTGGAAACCCTACCACCTGACCCTGGAGCAGGAACTCAAGCGCCTGAAGGACGAGTTTGGCTATGCGCTGCTGTTTGATGCGCACTCCATCCGTTCTTGCGTACCGCACCTGTTTGACGGGCGCTTGCCGGACTTCAACCTGGGCACTTTCAATGGTGCCAGTTGCGATCCGACCCTGGCCCGCGACCTTGAAGCCATTTGTGCCGAGCATCCGGCCTATAGCCACATCCTGAACGGACGCTTCAAGGGCGGTCATATCACTCGTCACTACGGCAGTCCGGCGGACAACATCCATGCCGTGCAGCTGGAACTGGCCCAGTGCACTTATATGGAAGAGTTCGAGCCGTTCAACTATCGCGAAGACCTTGCGGCACCGACCCAGGTGGTGCTCAAGCAGTTGCTGGCGCGGATTATCGAGTGGGGCCAGCAGCGATACTCCAAGGGCTGA